The nucleotide sequence TCTGGAGCCCCCAAAGAGAGCGAGCCCTAATGTGGACGGGGAGATGGGCAGATCTGAGTGGGGATGGGGAAGAAAGGGGTCTTACATGGGAAGGTGGATCCATGGCCCAGGGACTGGggacccccatgacagctggaaggagaagagaggtgtATGGAGCGTGGAGGGCGGAAAAGGGCGGTGGCTCGGCGTGCCCCAGCCTGGGACCCTCCCCTGTCCCAAGTGTCCACACACCCAGCACGCCCCCATCTTCACCCGGTGCCCTCCTGGCCTGGGGTGTGTGAGGGACTCGCCTGGGGCTCCCGGAGGCTGCAGCATCTCCATCCGCTCTTGCAGCTGCCGAACGTGAGCCTCCAGGTCTCGGTTCCGGACTTCGGCCTCCTGCAATTGGCTGCAGGAAAACAGGAAGGTAAGCCAGCCCATAGGGTGAAGGACTGGGAAGGTTGCTGGCACCCCGCACTCTGACTCCAACCTGGAGAAGTTCTGGTTGGCAGTGCGGATGGCTTCCAGCTCGCGGCTCAGGCTCTGCCGGGTGAGAACCTCCTCTTCCAGGGCTTCCTGGAGCTCCCGCAGCGTCACGACGGTCTCAGCCTCTGCTGCAGGGACAGCTGTTGGGCCGGCCACTTCTGCCTGTAGGTGGGGATCGAGTTTGGGACCACCACTGGGCTCAGTCCTGCACACCCTTCCCCTGGCCTTCTCTCTGGTAACCTAGTAGGTTCTGGGACAGTCAATACGGGCACTGAAGGGCTGGCATCAGAACTTGATTGTGTCCCTCCCAATCCCACAGTGCTTCAGACAAATCTGGCTTTACCCACAGGCCTCTGGTCTGCTCTCTacatcctcccctccttccaaGGCCACCTACCACCTGTAGCTTTAAGAAACAGCATCCCACCTGGTGAGCTCTGGTCTCATTCTTCCACCTGATAGGGACCTCTAACTCAGCCTCCTCCAGGTGATCagcagtccctccctcccttccagccCTGGTTGGTGTTGCTTTCCGACCCCACACCCAGCCCGGGTAGCATCTACCGCTAAGCTGCGGATTCCCtagttctctgttatttttcactcgaagacagggtctcattgcaTAACACAAGCAAGCCTTGACTTTGGGATCCTTCCTGAGTACCTAGGGCATGCTACTGGGTCTTACTGAAGCAGCAGCCTGCCAGGGGCCACTGCGATGTCCTGTAAACTGCAGTACTTAGCTCAGCAGGTGCACCCACCCAGCaagctctgcccttctctctgcaggttcttggtcagccctcctctcctctgtctaCTCACCACTTGATTGGGTGGGGACACTGGTGGCTCCAAGTTGAGCACTTGCAAGTCTGCCTCAGGCAACTGCAGGGCCTCCAGTTCCATAGGGGTGGGGTCCAGGACCTCATTGTctctgagaagaggaagaggctgcCAAACAGGGATCTGGGGCTCCCTAGCCTGTGGGTAGGCCAGGCTTCCAAGACCCCATGGCTCAAGGAGGAGCAGGGCAAACTGCCAGGGCTAGTTGACAGCCCCTCCTCTGCCTAACAAAGCCTCTGCTGACAGGACCTCTGCCTCTTGGCTACTTTGCTGGCTGACTGAGCAGTATGGCTCTACAGAGGGTGGGCTATATCCTCTTCTACCCAGTGTGGGATAGAAGCTGCTATCAAAACATAGGCTGTTCTTAGTTAGCTGTGCCTGTCTGGGACATGCCCAATGGTAATCACCTGTACAAGTTTCCTCTAAGTGCTCCTGCTTCCCAGTTTACTCCTGACACGTGGCCTATTCATTTGTCATTTTGTGGCAATGCAGATTAAGCCAGGAAATCATACAGGAAAGTTAAGATCTCTCTgttgttaagacagggtttctctgtgtagccccggctgtcctggaactcactctgtagaccatgctggcctcaaactcaagattgcccatttctgcctccccaggtggtgggattaaaggcatgtgccatgcctaaataggttttttttttctttaaggatttattattatctttagtactttttaaatctttgtctttcttttgagacaagagttcatgtagcttaggctggcctggaacttgctatagcTAATGATGGCTGTGAACTTTTCATCTTCCTGTTGTCTCCTCCCTGGTGCTTGGATGACAGGTGTGACCCACCATGCATCCTTTCCACAGTGCTGAGGTCAAAGCCCAGGACCTgagtgtgctaggcaagcactccccCCAGAGCTGGGATGCTCTCCTATACGGGGCCATGCTCCCAGTCCAGGAAGCACTGTCTTACCTGAATAACTGATTTCTTGTTTAGTTGTTTTTGAGACCAAGCTCTTACTATGTACCGTACtgtaccaggttggccttgaccttGTGACTCTCCTACCTCCACTATCCCAGTACTGGCACCATACGTGTGCCACCACATGCCTAACCAATAATGAATTTATTTCTGGTATTTCAAGACaagttctcactctgtagcccaggctggcctccttgATGGTGGGGTTCCAGGGTAAGACACCCTGCCTAGCAATAGTGGATGCTGTctatcttttgtttcttgtagcccaggctggtattagactcactatatagcccaaaatggtcttgaacttctgatcctcctgcctctactctaagtgctggaattacaagtttgtgccaccacacctagcataATGAATGGATGCTTTGAAAAGGCTTTactgaccaggcatggtggtacatacctataatcatAGCACTCTAAGGCCAGCTTAGGCTGTATGAAcaagatcctgcctcagaaaagaagacaaaaaaactttaaaaacttaaaagttgttttattattatgtacTCCAATAAGTTAATGTTCTTAAAATAAACTGTCAGATTCCAGGCCTGTTTCCTAAGAACCTGGGTCCTATGACATATCTTAGAAATATAAAAGTCAATAGCTGGAAGATTCTGGAAGGCTGAGAATAGATTTTTGGGTTATACAACTGAACTGAAATGCTGAAGTACATAtggccaggaaagccagagctacataatagagggactggtctcaaaaaagcaaaacaaaacaaagtacatATGTGTTCCTGTACAGGCTAGTCttatgtcagcttgatacaagctGACGTCATcaaagaggagggagcctcaattaagaaaatgcctttaaGCCCgctggtggcagtggtggcacatatgtttaatctcagcactcgggaggcaaaggcagcctagtctacagagtgagttccaggacagctagggctactcagagaaaccctgtctcaaaaaaccaccaaCCTAAAACCATCAAGCTCCAGGCAAgcctatagagcattttcttaattagtcattGATGGGCGAGGATCCAGGCCCATTGCTGGtaaagcaggccagtaagcagcaccctccatggcctctgcaacagctcccgcctccaggttcctgccctatttgagtttctgccctgacttccttcagtgatgtacAGTGATGTGGAGTGGAAGCGTGATGTGgagtggaagccaaataaaccctttcctccccaacctgcacttggtcatggtgtttcattacagcgacagaaaccctaactaagacagttccTAAGAAACCTTGGTTTCAAGACTGATCCTTCGAACTGACTGACTGAGGTGAGCCTTCACACACATAGCCAGTAGGCAATCACGCTTACCTGAGGGCCATGCAAGAGTAGGAGTAACCCACGAAAGGCAGGTGGACCCCAAGTGGCATGTCCTCCTGCATGTCCGATAGTGTCTCCTATGGAAGAGGTGCAGGGCTGTGGCCAACAATTGTCAGGGTTGGCCCCTCACCCCTCTCTAATCATAGCATGACTGTCCCCATTAAGCCAACCCCATGAGTTAAGGTGTCCCTTctatcattttctcttctatcttgcTGCTTCTTGTTGGGCCTCGGCCCACACCACACTTTTCTCTACTGCAGTGGGTCACGGCAGGACCTAGAGCTTGTTGAATCTAATGCTGAGAGAGCACTGCCCTGAGAGAGGATCTCCTGCCTCTCTTGGAATCCTTTGGGGCCTCAGCTCAGTCTCCTCCAAGAAGCTCTTCAGCACCTTCCAGGCAGGGTCCATTTTAGCCTTGCTAACAGTGAGACCTCACTGTCTGGAGAACTGGTCACCTGTGTGTCCTCAAGTCTGAGTGGGCACATTGCAGTGCTCTAGGTAACGATGTGGGAACAAAGAAGGTGGTCActccattgttttatttttcaagggggaggtctcactatgtagccctgactggcctggaactcacgatgtagaccatgttggccttgatccaccagagatctacctgcctctgcttctgaagccctgggattaaaggtgtgcaccatcacacctagcTGATCATCCCAATTTTATGAGGGGGTTAGGGAAGTCCCCTTAACCACTCAGGAATTGCAGGTACGTACCCCGCCCCCGCTCACCATGGCAGTGAGCCGGTCCTCTACCACATCAAAGTTGCATGTGTCCGTGGCACCCTCGAAGTCTGGTGTAAAGGGGGGTACACTGTCTCGGAGAACCTCCCAATCAAGGCCACAGAAGAAAGGGTGCTTCTGGAAATCACCTGCCCCACCTCGGCCTAGCCTCATCTCCGCAGGGCACAGCAGGCCCCGAATGAGATCTTGAGCTTCCTCAGGGACACCCGTGTctgccagaggcagagacaggtgttcctgttcagaaagcagagaaaagcgAGTCAGTCCTGGGTTGAAGAGCTGCCTCATTGGGCAAGAGCATTGGCTGTTTCAGCAGAGATACCACGGTTCTAtgtcccggcacccacatggcagcacacaagTCTGTCTCTACTTCCAGGGGAACACATGCCCTTTGACTTTCGTGAGCACttacatagtgcacagacatacaggcagctTAAACTTATACATACTtatataaatatctttttaaaaaagcctggGAGCATGCGCCATCATGCCAGGCGCCCTGCTGGCTCCCGTGCTCACCTTGTAATGCACGATCTTGGCATACGTCTCAGCGGTGGAGTCGGCGTAGAAGGGTGTCTGCCCGTAGAACATTTCATAGGCGAACACGCCCAGCGCCCACCAGTCACACTCAGGCCCGTAGCTACCTGCCCCAGGCCCTCCGCCAACAGCCTGCAGAATCTCAGGAGACAGGTAGTCCGGGGTGCCCACAGCCACCAGCGACCTCACCTGTGCCAACCAGACCTAAATGCTTAAGCCCTTCCCCTGACTGTACAATCTGGAGCACAGGATGTCCCCAGTAAAGCTCCTTTCTTGCTCCACATCCAGCCCAGCCCTTACCCAAGCCCCACTCTTCAGCTCTCCAACCCAACCCCGCCTCCTGCACCTTCTGCTCCCTAACTGGTGGGGAGAGTTTCACCAGGCTCTTCCCATCATACCTTTCCATCAGGCTGGAGTTTGAGGCAGGAGCCAAAGTCGGCCAGACGGATGTGCCCACACCGGTCCAGCAAAATGTTATCTGGTTTGATGTCCCTGTGCACAGACAAGGAAGGAGGTGCTTGAAAGACTGTACTCCTGGGTCCCATCAGGCTCGGTCCAGTTCCACCCCAGCAGGGATTCTACAATTCTAGACCCCATTCCTGCCCCCAATGGGATCTGACCTCAAGGTACCCTTCCTTCCCACACAAACTCTGCTAACCCTCCAAGGGCCCTGCCACGCCCACCTGTGCACGTAGCCCAGCCGGTGCACCGAGTCTATGGCCATGACAATCTCGGCCAGGTAGAAGCGCGCCATCTCGGCGGGGATCCGCTCCCCAAACTTGCTCAGCAGCGTTAGCAGGTCCCCGCCCACGTAGTATTCCATGACCAGGTACTGGGAGCAGGCGTGTCACAGGGGGTTGGTTGCCCCCAAGACTCCCTGAGACACCCCATCCCCAAGCATAGAGCCCTCCACTGTGATAGAGTGCCCCAGAGATATGAACCAAGGCCAAACCAGACATCACCTCTTTTCTCAAGAAAggtccctcttcttcctgagacATATTCCTACCCGCCCCCGGCCTACGGCTGCTCTCCCTACTTCAGCTTTCTTGACTTGAGGTGGTGTATCTGTCACTCCTTCCTGGTCACCCGGGCCCGGAGCTCACCAGGTAGTTCTCATCCTGGAAGGCAAAGTGCAGCTGCGTGATCCAGCGCCGGTCCCCTTTCACCAATACATCCCTTTCTTCCCGGAAGCACGACACCTGTGAGGCAGGAGCGATGCTGCAGAAGGTGAGCTGGAGAGATAAGGGCGCCTCCCCCAGCCCTGGTCCTCACCTCGCCTCTCTTCAGCATGTCCCACTTATTCATAATCTTCATGGCATACACCTGGCCTGTCTGTTTCATCTTCACCACCGCTACCTAAAGGCAGAACCGGGATGATAGCTGAGGTGGCAGGGAAAACAGCAAGGCTCACTCAGATAGGACTCCACCCTTATCTCCACCCAGCCTTAGCCACGCCCCCATGCACAACACCCACTGACCCCCCCAACCCCGCCTCCACCCGAGCCTCAGCTTCAAGCTCATTCATCAATTTTTAAGGCTATGCCCCACCCACCTCAAGTAAAGTTCCACTCTCGGGCCCCTCAAAGACTCACCTCACTGAATGCCCCTCGCCCGATCACCTTCAGAATCTCAAAGTCATCCCTCTGCAGTCGGACCTCCTTAAGCCTTGCTGCAATGGGATCcactgggtgggggtggaggaagagCCAAAGGTCACGAGAACACTAGAGGCAAGTGTGGTACCCTCagtctcctcttccctctgccccttAGGTTGATTTTAGGGTTCTGCTTCCAAAACCTCTGTGATGTTTGGGGGCCCAGAACTGTTTCCACAGGACTGTAGGGCcgaaagggaggcagagggagggaagccCAAACCCATGTGACATTAGGGTGCTCAGTCAGGTCCCCTGAGATTCTCATTTAATGTCTTGCACCATGGCCTCAAAAGGCAGTGGTGTCTAGCACAGCCAATGTGAAGACTGCACTTGGGAAACTTTAGTAGAGcctggagtgggggagggcaCAGCCCACCAGCATCCTAGACACTGCTAGAAGCATTCTTGGTCTCCAAAGTGGGTAGAAGAGCCTTCTTACAGCCAAAGTTCCAGGAGATAAGGTCCTGAGCTAGGGTGCTTCAATAGGAGGGGAAGGCAGCCAGGTCAGAGGCTGGCAACTAGGGagcagggggcagagagagaccAGGCCTCCTTTGGGAAGTGGTCAGGACTGAGAGTGAGGATGGAGAAGGAATGAGCATAGGAAAGAGGGAGATGGTGGGTCCTGGAGAAGAGAGGGGCTCGGGTAAAGTGGGCCGTCAGAGAAGACACAGCCAGGGCCAAGGCTGAGGGGGGGTTGGGAGGAGAGAGCCAAGGCATTGAGCCCTTTTAAGGCAGCGGGAACCCaggccccctcccccgcccaggcctggcaggggaggggaggggcccaCGGGATGCTGCTCGGGCCACAAAAGGACTGCTCCTTTCCAGTGGgccagacccccacccccacccctgttctCAGTTTACCCCCTACCAGCCCTGCCCCATCCTCTGCAAAAAGGGAGGTTGAAGGAGTCCCtgagggctgcagagaagaaaagtCCTCCACAGGCTTAGTGGCCTAGCCCATGGCCTCCACCTTTCCATCTATGAAATGGGGGAGGAGAATGAGCTGGGGCCATAGACATGGGCATACAGGACAACGACCAAGAGCAGGACCCTTAATGATGGGCACAGAGCAACAAAACAGCGTTATTTGTAAGGAGGCTGGGGTAAGCCTGTACTCTGGCTGATGTGGAGCAGGGGCAGATAAGGTCCAAGCCCATCCACTAGGCCTCAGACCTTTGCAGAAGGGCATTTAAGTTGTGAGGGGAACTAGAGGCCTTGAGCTAGAACCACGAAAGCAGGCGGAAAGCCAAATGAAATCCCCCGTCTGGGCAGCCCAGTCCAGGAGGGTCCAAGACACACTCCGAAGCTCAAAGTGTTCCTCCTTAATTTGGGGGACATAAAGGATGCTGGGTGGCGCCTGTCTGCCGGGCTGGTTCTCCCCCAGGGCCTCTGTGAGTCACTGTGCCCTCACAGCTCCTGGACACCTGTCAGGGCAGCTGGGGAGGCAGACGCCAAACACCTGCCTACGGGCCACACCCTGGCAGCTGCCCCACGCTCTCCCTCCCCACACTCTGGGAAACCAGGGAGGGCTGTATTTTGGAGGGTGAGGGTCCTATAAGAGAAAGCTACCAGGCCCCTTTGTGGGTGCAGAGAAGGCAGCAGGTTGTGCCCACCCCAGCCTGCACTGGCTGAGTCATGGCTGGCCTCCACTGACCCTAGTCTGCCCCAGCAGGGGAGCTTGGGATCAAGGCCTGAACTCTGCTTGAGTCCGGACAGGAAGACCTCGTCAAGCCTCCTGCCCTCCACAGCCAGTTCCTGCCCTGTAGACCCACCTCTGCCTTGTCCCTCCACCCCATGCCTCCTGCCCATACTCACCCCACTGCAAGAAGTCGGCCACATACTTGTCCTGGGCTAGGTGGGAGGCGCCCAGCTCCTGGTGGACGCCCAGGAGAAGGTCGAGCAGgggctccagccccaggaagccgggGTCCAGCACCAGCTGCTGGAGCTGCCTCAGCCGCACCTCGGCTGACATGTTGGGCAGGCAGCACCATGGCCCCTCCCCGGGCCGGAGCTCGGGGTCTTTCTGTCACGGGGCCTGGCTACCCCCGTCCAGGCCCCAGGACCCTGGCTGCATGTCTGCCTGTCCCTGACTATCCCTTGGGTCCCTCTGGCCAGTTCTAAGGCTGAggcctcctcctcttttccccacCCCTTGGCCCAGCCCCCCTCCCGCCTCCCAGCTTTAACCCCTCCTAAGCCAACACCCCAACTCCTTTCTTTCAGGGCCCCTCAAAACTCTTTGATGCCCAATGTCAAAGGATAGAGTAGTACTCCACAGATGACCCCCCAAAGCCCCTACCCACCCACAAAAGGGTAGAGCAGAGGGAGTTACAGGTGTGAGGTGTCAGTGCCCAGAAGTGCCAATCTAAGTTCAGagctgggaggggtggggaaagggGCTGATGCCTAGGCCCacaggggaggggggcagaggccAGGGGCAGCTTCTTCGTGACTCAGCAATGGATTCCGACTTTGGGACAGTTAAATTTAGTTCCTGTGCCTGCTGTATTACACACCCCCCCTTTTTTGGCAGGAGGTGGAAGGGAGATCAGAAGGGAACCTAGCCAGCCACCAGGGCCAGGGGTGACCTGCTGGCCCAAGCCTGGGGAAGGCAAGTGGTGGAGCCAGGCCCTCCCCAAGTGAAAGAGACCCCAAAATAGCTCCCTGGCCACAGGCCGGGGCAGCCACATTCCTGCCCAGGCTAGGATTAGAGACAGAAACAttttgggggttgggggtggagcCATCTGGACAGCCAGCCAGGAGACATGTTAGTGTCTTTCTAGGGTGGCCAGTTCTCTGGGGAGAAAATCATGGCCTCCAGCAGCTGGCACTTCAAGGGCCAGGGGCACCAGGCTGCAAAGGCATGTCCAGAAGATGAGGCacagctcaattcccagcaccctcccctcctcccggAAGAGCATGCTTGGATAGTCCTGACACTTTAAAACAAGTTTCAACACCTCTGAAGGACCTAGCAGGAAGGGGCCACCTCAGTCTCTTGATTCTGAGGGTCAGGGATTCTTCTTCCAAAGGACTCTGCTCAGGGCTAGGGGATGGGGAGGCAGAGTAAATTGGCCTTCCTTTGGTCAGAGCACAGCCCCCaggccccacccccaacacatcCCAGGGAACAGAGATAACCCTATGCcgggacagacacagacagacagacagacagacagacagacagacagacacacacacacacacacacacacacacacacacacacacacacacacaagccccaGGGAACAGAGACACTGTGCAAACAAAGACTTTAGTATAAATAAGAGGTCCAGGGGGGACAAGGAGGGCCCTGGGGGCTTCCATAATTTAACACTCTTCAAAAGCACAAACCATAGCGAGGGGTGGGGTGTGGGCTGGCTGGGGATACCCCCCCAGCCCTCTCACCCAGGGGCACTGTGGACTTGGGCTTTTGTGGGTGGAGTCTCTCCCAGGAGTGACcagtcacatgctgagacagggATGTGGGTTAACACTGATGCTTCAGAGGACAGGTCATTGTACTTGGCAGTGGGCAGAGGCCAGGGCTGAGGCACACAGGCCTCTACAACCCCATGGCTGGGCCAGTCTAGGGGAATCCCCAGCACTTGGACAGGGTGGGGTTTGCAGCAGTCCTTCCGTCATGATTAGTCTTGTTAATACAGGGATCCTTGAGGTCAGCAGGGAGGATTATGGCTAGGAGGCTGGGGGCATGGGACATCCACAGCTTCACACCACAGTGCCACTGGGGGAGTTGCCTGGTTGGGAGGAGATGCCCTGGGGAGGATGAAAGGGAGGCTGGATTAGACAATACCTGGGCTTCTGCCAGTGCTGGGGTTAGGGGGGCATCCGATGGGGGCCCCTTGGCTCCCAGTCCTAGAGCTGACATCCTGGCTAGGAACAACAGCTCAGCAGCCTTCCCTGCCCCAGGAGATCCTGGGCAGACAAGACAGGACAGTGGAGAAGGAGAGACTGGGGCCCACTTCCAGCTTGGGGATTGGTCCTACCTCTACCACTGACTTGCTGGGTGACCTGGGCCAACTTGCTTCCCCTGTCTGGGCCTCGGTCTCCTCGTCTGTAaactagggagacagaggggtGTCTTTTAGAGTTCACACTCCCCAAGTCCTACCATCCTGCCTTCGCTGAGGCTGCTCTGACTTTTAAGGCTTCTGAACTCTAACATTCCACAGCAAAGGATCTGAGGGACTGAAGGCAGTGTGGGGTTCCAGATGCTGAGCCCACGTGCTAAAGAACCAAGATAGACCAGTGCCAGGTTTTCATCTCACCAACTAAGAGCACAACCACCACACAGCCCATCTGCAAGGCACAGTGACCAGGATCACACACCAAGCACAAGTGCAGGCCTGAGCCCCTGTGATTCCCATCCAGGCCTTTAGctcagaaatggagaaaaagaggcAGGCCAGAAGCCAGGCCCTCGGTTCAATCTCAGACCAACAGTGTCAGCCCCAAAATAAAGTTTCACCATTTAAAATGCAGATTTCCCATAAAAATAGGTTCTGCCTTGAGTGTTAAGTGCTAAGGGTGGGCCAGACGGGCCATCAGAGGTTCTTCACATGGGGCTGTGGGCCCTACCACTCTGTCTCCTACACCTGACCTCTCTGCTGACTGATGCCTGGCATCCAGGAGGCCCATGACTCAGAGGGGAGCAGGATGAGAGGATCCTGCCCAGGGTGGGTGGACTCACCGCCTTGCCTGGCCGAGCCCAGGTGCAGATGAGGCCCTCCTGGCAGGCAGTGATGATACAGTCCTCCAGGAACAGCAGCACAGTCAGGCGCTCCTGAGCGATCTTCTTGCACACGAGCGGCTCCAGTAGTGGGACCTCATGAATTCGAGGGCACAGTGCTGTGCCCAGCACCTTGGCTGGGTCCAAGCGGCTACGGGGAGCAGGGCCACTGAGCTTGTCGTTGCTGCTATTGCCCCCACTGCCCCCACGGCTGATGTTCCCCAGGCTGTGGTAGCGCTTGTGTTCCTTTTCAGCCACTCGGTCCCGCCTCTCCTGCAGGGTCAGCGTGGCGAAGCGGCCAATGCTGAATGGTGTGCCGGGCTCCATTGCCGCACTAGGCCCACCAGCTTTGCCACCACCAGCTGGATGTGGGAGGCTGTTGGAGCGCGACAGGGAGCGGGGCAGGGGGCCTGTGcctgtctctccagcccgagaGCTACCAGAGGCTGGTGGGGTGGCCCCAGGTGTGCCTGGAAGGGTGCGGGTACGGGCCAGAGAGGGATGAGGGGAGAGCACATCCTCTGTGAGGTCCCATAGGCAGAACTGTGTGTCCTGGCCAGCTGAGCCAAAGCGGTAGGTGATGGAGCCAGCCTTGGGTAGTGGGGACAGTGGGGCTCCTGTGTCTGAGTTGGTGGCTTCAGGCTCTTCCTCCTCACCACTGGGATCCCC is from Microtus pennsylvanicus isolate mMicPen1 chromosome 1, mMicPen1.hap1, whole genome shotgun sequence and encodes:
- the Dmpk gene encoding myotonin-protein kinase isoform X5, which codes for MSAEVRLRQLQQLVLDPGFLGLEPLLDLLLGVHQELGASHLAQDKYVADFLQWVDPIAARLKEVRLQRDDFEILKVIGRGAFSEVAVVKMKQTGQVYAMKIMNKWDMLKRGEVSCFREERDVLVKGDRRWITQLHFAFQDENYLYLVMEYYVGGDLLTLLSKFGERIPAEMARFYLAEIVMAIDSVHRLGYVHRDIKPDNILLDRCGHIRLADFGSCLKLQPDGKVRSLVAVGTPDYLSPEILQAVGGGPGAGSYGPECDWWALGVFAYEMFYGQTPFYADSTAETYAKIVHYKEHLSLPLADTGVPEEAQDLIRGLLCPAEMRLGRGGAGDFQKHPFFCGLDWEVLRDSVPPFTPDFEGATDTCNFDVVEDRLTAMVSGGGETLSDMQEDMPLGVHLPFVGYSYSCMALRDNEVLDPTPMELEALQLPEADLQVLNLEPPVSPPNQVAEVAGPTAVPAAEAETVVTLRELQEALEEEVLTRQSLSRELEAIRTANQNFSSQLQEAEVRNRDLEAHVRQLQERMEMLQPPGAPDGPPAVALGQCPLVGPGPVHRRHLLLPARVLRSGLSEARCLLLFAIALAAAATLGCTGLVAYTPIWCFPGATFAP
- the Dmpk gene encoding myotonin-protein kinase isoform X3, which encodes MSAEVRLRQLQQLVLDPGFLGLEPLLDLLLGVHQELGASHLAQDKYVADFLQWVDPIAARLKEVRLQRDDFEILKVIGRGAFSEVAVVKMKQTGQVYAMKIMNKWDMLKRGEVSCFREERDVLVKGDRRWITQLHFAFQDENYLYLVMEYYVGGDLLTLLSKFGERIPAEMARFYLAEIVMAIDSVHRLGYVHRDIKPDNILLDRCGHIRLADFGSCLKLQPDGKVRSLVAVGTPDYLSPEILQAVGGGPGAGSYGPECDWWALGVFAYEMFYGQTPFYADSTAETYAKIVHYKEHLSLPLADTGVPEEAQDLIRGLLCPAEMRLGRGGAGDFQKHPFFCGLDWEVLRDSVPPFTPDFEGATDTCNFDVVEDRLTAMETLSDMQEDMPLGVHLPFVGYSYSCMALRDNEVLDPTPMELEALQLPEADLQVLNLEPPVSPPNQVAEVAGPTAVPAAEAETVVTLRELQEALEEEVLTRQSLSRELEAIRTANQNFSSQLQEAEVRNRDLEAHVRQLQERMEMLQPPGAPAVMGVPSPWAMDPPSHMAPRPWLWANARWWGQAPCTAVTCCSLPGSLGLAYPRRVACSCSPLLWLLPPHWAALGWWPIPQSGVSREPPSPPEP
- the Dmpk gene encoding myotonin-protein kinase isoform X1, whose product is MSAEVRLRQLQQLVLDPGFLGLEPLLDLLLGVHQELGASHLAQDKYVADFLQWVDPIAARLKEVRLQRDDFEILKVIGRGAFSEVAVVKMKQTGQVYAMKIMNKWDMLKRGEVSCFREERDVLVKGDRRWITQLHFAFQDENYLYLVMEYYVGGDLLTLLSKFGERIPAEMARFYLAEIVMAIDSVHRLGYVHRDIKPDNILLDRCGHIRLADFGSCLKLQPDGKVRSLVAVGTPDYLSPEILQAVGGGPGAGSYGPECDWWALGVFAYEMFYGQTPFYADSTAETYAKIVHYKEHLSLPLADTGVPEEAQDLIRGLLCPAEMRLGRGGAGDFQKHPFFCGLDWEVLRDSVPPFTPDFEGATDTCNFDVVEDRLTAMVSGGGETLSDMQEDMPLGVHLPFVGYSYSCMALRDNEVLDPTPMELEALQLPEADLQVLNLEPPVSPPNQVAEVAGPTAVPAAEAETVVTLRELQEALEEEVLTRQSLSRELEAIRTANQNFSSQLQEAEVRNRDLEAHVRQLQERMEMLQPPGAPAVMGVPSPWAMDPPSHMAPRPWLWANARWWGQAPCTAVTCCSLPGSLGLAYPRRVACSCSPLLWLLPPHWAALGWWPIPQSGVSREPPSPPEP
- the Dmpk gene encoding myotonin-protein kinase isoform X4, which produces MSAEVRLRQLQQLVLDPGFLGLEPLLDLLLGVHQELGASHLAQDKYVADFLQWVDPIAARLKEVRLQRDDFEILKVIGRGAFSEVAVVKMKQTGQVYAMKIMNKWDMLKRGEVSCFREERDVLVKGDRRWITQLHFAFQDENYLYLVMEYYVGGDLLTLLSKFGERIPAEMARFYLAEIVMAIDSVHRLGYVHRDIKPDNILLDRCGHIRLADFGSCLKLQPDGKVRSLVAVGTPDYLSPEILQAVGGGPGAGSYGPECDWWALGVFAYEMFYGQTPFYADSTAETYAKIVHYKEHLSLPLADTGVPEEAQDLIRGLLCPAEMRLGRGGAGDFQKHPFFCGLDWEVLRDSVPPFTPDFEGATDTCNFDVVEDRLTAMETLSDMQEDMPLGVHLPFVGYSYSCMALRDNEVLDPTPMELEALQLPEADLQVLNLEPPVSPPNQVAEVAGPTAVPAAEAETVVTLRELQEALEEEVLTRQSLSRELEAIRTANQNFSSQLQEAEVRNRDLEAHVRQLQERMEMLQPPGAPAVMGVPSPWAMDPPSHLDGPPAVALGQCPLVGPGPVHRRHLLLPARVLRSGLSEARCLLLFAIALAAAATLGCTGLVAYTPIWCFPGATFAP
- the Dmpk gene encoding myotonin-protein kinase isoform X2, yielding MSAEVRLRQLQQLVLDPGFLGLEPLLDLLLGVHQELGASHLAQDKYVADFLQWVDPIAARLKEVRLQRDDFEILKVIGRGAFSEVAVVKMKQTGQVYAMKIMNKWDMLKRGEVSCFREERDVLVKGDRRWITQLHFAFQDENYLYLVMEYYVGGDLLTLLSKFGERIPAEMARFYLAEIVMAIDSVHRLGYVHRDIKPDNILLDRCGHIRLADFGSCLKLQPDGKVRSLVAVGTPDYLSPEILQAVGGGPGAGSYGPECDWWALGVFAYEMFYGQTPFYADSTAETYAKIVHYKEHLSLPLADTGVPEEAQDLIRGLLCPAEMRLGRGGAGDFQKHPFFCGLDWEVLRDSVPPFTPDFEGATDTCNFDVVEDRLTAMVSGGGETLSDMQEDMPLGVHLPFVGYSYSCMALRDNEVLDPTPMELEALQLPEADLQVLNLEPPVSPPNQVAEVAGPTAVPAAEAETVVTLRELQEALEEEVLTRQSLSRELEAIRTANQNFSSQLQEAEVRNRDLEAHVRQLQERMEMLQPPGAPAVMGVPSPWAMDPPSHLDGPPAVALGQCPLVGPGPVHRRHLLLPARVLRSGLSEARCLLLFAIALAAAATLGCTGLVAYTPIWCFPGATFAP